Proteins from a genomic interval of Coregonus clupeaformis isolate EN_2021a unplaced genomic scaffold, ASM2061545v1 scaf0211, whole genome shotgun sequence:
- the LOC121561521 gene encoding LOW QUALITY PROTEIN: interleukin-1 receptor type 1-like (The sequence of the model RefSeq protein was modified relative to this genomic sequence to represent the inferred CDS: inserted 1 base in 1 codon) yields MDNVAALTLLTPLSHWQRQGSRSIPYNISWYDPRTGRELTRETRKTLPRGKTLWIFNIAMEDAGNYECVVRLPSQCYKKPALLIVNHTNPEECGRPEKADQVLTNKATGFLNCPLSDHIREVDNYSIQWYKGCEPIVKDDPLWNRFSYVNNSVTELLRVEAVIPEDHAFYTCTMTFNLEGLSGRISETINGMVDVQYCLEPKVVEPANEIIKADLGSSFSKMCRVFVPSVGNKCCTDLNWKASNNSISKIVSECIFQESQRRMFPLLYTNTDSDGKLYDAYVAYPRLFGDGGGACGEAEMFALHMLPQVLEGRCGYRLFILGRDSLPGEAIVDAVEESMLASRRLLLVYSGSTFCSGSHSDSSSGVLEAWQSFERQTAMHRALLEGSLKVVLVELEEVSPTQLTLFPESVRHLRERQGAVCWWKSSRGLRCGRWGEEEKRRRXEEKRGELASSPLSSPSLSLSSRFWKELRYYMPVRGTRTR; encoded by the exons CATCCCCTATAACATCTCATGGTATGACCCAAGGACTGGGAGAGAGCTGACCAGGGAGACAAGAAAGACTCTGCCGCGGGGAAAGACACTGTGGATTTTTAACATCGCGATGGAGGATGCTGGAAACTATGAGTGTGTTGTGAG ACTACCCTCCCAGTGCTATAAGAAACCGGCCTTACTGATTGTGAACCACACCAACCCAGAAGAATGCGGTCGACCAGAAAAGGCCGACCAGGTCCTGACCAACAAAGCCACCGGTTTTCTGAACTGCCCATTGAGTGACCATATCAGGGAAGTGGACAATTACTCCATTCAGTGGTACAAG GGCTGTGAACCCATTGTGAAAGATGACCCATTGTGGAACAGGTTTAGCTATGTCAATAACAGTGTTACGGAGTTACTCCGAGTAGAAGCGGTCATTCCTGAGGACCATGCGTTCTACACCTGCACCATGACCTTTAACTTGGAAGGGCTCAGCGGCAGGATCTCAGAGACCATCAACGGTATGGTGGACG TGCAGTATTGCCTGGAGCCCAAAGTGGTTGAACCTGCCAATGAGATCATCAAAGCAGATCTGG GTTCTTCCTTCAGTAAGATGTGTCGGGTGTTTGTGCCGAGTGTGGGGAATAAATGTTGCACGGATTTGAATTGGAAAGCTAGCAATAACTCCATTTCCAAAATTGTCTCAGAGTGCATCTTTCAGGAATCACAAAG GAGGATGTTCCCGCTTCTCTACACAAACACAG ACTCTGATGGGAAGTTGTATGATGCGTACGTGGCATACCCCCGTCTGTTTGGGGATGGGGGCGGAGCCTGTGGGGAGGCAGAGATGTTTGCCCTCCACATGTTGCCCCAGGTTCTGGAGGGGAGGTGTGGCTACAGGCTGTTCATACTGGGCCGGGACAGCCTACCAGGGGAAG ccATAGTAGATGCAGTGGAGGAGAGCATGCTGGCAAGCCGGCGTCTCCTCCTGGTCTACTCTGGCTCTACGTTCTGCAGTGGAAGCCACAGTGACAGCAGCAGTGGTGTCCTGGAGGCCTGGCAGAGCTTCGAGAGGCAGACGGCCATGCACCGTGCCCTGTTGGAGGGCTCCCTTAAGGTGGTCCTTGTGGAGCTGGAGGAGGTCTCCCCCACACAGCTGACCCTCTTCCCCGAGTCGGTGCGCCACCTCCGGGAGCGCCAGGGCGCCGTCTGCTGGTGGAAGAGTAGCAGAGGGTTGAGGTGTGGGaggtggggagaagaggagaagaggagga tggaggagaagagaggggagctggcttcgtcccctctctcctcaccctctctttccTTGTCCTCACGCTTCTGGAAGGAACTGAGGTATTATATGCCAGTGAGGGGCACGAGGACGAGGTGA